TGGTAGCCTTCTCCTGCCCGTAGATTATGCCGTATCCCCCTCCCAGGTTAAGATATTCCACCTCAACACTGCTTTTATCGATGAACTCGAGCACCTTCTTAAGAGCCTTAACGAATGGATCCACCTGGGTTATCTGGGAACCTATATGCACATGTACGCCCTTAAGCTGAGCGTTAGAGTACTTGTTGGCGTTATCGAATATTTCTTCGGCTTCCTTGAAGGATATGCCGAACTTCTTCTCCTTTGTGCCGGTGGTAATATAATCATGCGTCGCGGGTTTAACGTCGGGATTGAGACGGAGCGCCACCTTTGCCTTTTTGTTAAGGCGCTTGGCTACCGTGTCTATCATGATAAGTTCCGGCACGGATTCAACGTTGAAAAAGAGTATGCCCTTTTTGAGAGCCTGCTCTATCTCCTCCTCGGTCTTGCCGACACTGGCGTATACTATCTTCTCAGGAGGACACCCCACCTTAAGGGCCTTGAACAGCTCTCCGCCGGATACAATGTCCAGCCCGGCATCGGCCGCGACAAGAGCCCTGCAGATATTGAGATTGGAATTGGATTTCATGGAAAAACAGATAAGAGGGTCCACTTCAGCGAATGCGTCCCTGATCTTGTTGTAATGGTCCATGATCGTTCCGTAGCTGTAAAGATAGAACGGCGTAGGATAATCCTTTACGATATCCGTAATGGATATATCCTCACAGTAAAGCACTCCATCTCTGTAATTAAATTCGTGCATGGCGATTTCCTTTCGCTCTACGGCTCAAGCCGCTTTTTCCATTTTGTTATCTGTTTCTGAACGAATTCCGGATTGGTGCTTCCCGGGGTCTTCTTGTTCTTCACGGATGTTTCCGGGTTCAACAGGCCGTAGACATCTTCTTCAAGTTTCTCTGAGAAACCCCTGAGTTCCGATATCGACAGGTCAGATATATTAATATCCTTCTGGCCGCAGTGCTTGACGATGCCGCCTATTATCTGATGAGCTTCACTGAAGGGTACACCTTTGCGCACAAGATATTCGGCAAGATCGGTAGCGTATATGTATTCCGATTCCAGAGCTTTTGCGGCCGCTTCCCTGTTAAGCTGAATGGTGCTTACCAGCTCCGACATGATACCAAGTTCAGAAGAGACCACTTCCACCGAATCGAAAAGAGGGCTTTTATCCTCCTGCAGGTCCCTGTTATAAGAATGGGGCAATCCCTTGAGCAGAACGAATATGCAGTTAAGGTTGCTGATAACCGAAGCTGCTCTGCCTCTTACAAGTTCCAGAACGTCCGGGTTCTTTTTCTGGGGCATCAATGAACTGCCCGTACAGTACTCTGCGCCCATTTCAAGAAAACCGAATTCAGGCGTGCTGTAGAGTATAAGGTCCTCGCTCATGCGTGAAAGATGAACAGCCACGAATGACAGGCAGCAGATCATTTCGGCGATGAAGTCCCTGTCACTGACAGAATCGATACTATTGGCGGACACCTCGGAGAATCCCAGCTTCTCGGCAACGAACTTTCGGTCCAGCTCGAGCGCCGATCCGGCAAGGGCACCCGATCCCATCACTGATATATCACATCTTTTGCCCGCGTCTTCAAGCCTTTCGATGTCACGCTGCAGCATCTCCACATAAGCCATCATTAAATGCGAAAAAAGCACCGGTTGGGCCCTGTTAAGGTGGGTATAACCGGGTATTATTACATCCAATGTCCTCACGGCAAGAGCCACCAGTTCCTCCTGAAGGTCCATGATAAAGGAACAGACGCTGTCGATACTCTCTTTGCAGTAAAGCCTCACATCGTTGACGACCTGTTCGTTACGCGAACGTCCCGTGTGCATCTTTTTTGCCGCTTCCGGGGACCTTTTTTCAACATAGTCCTGTATGGCCGAATGTATGTCCTCATGCCCTTCGCAGGACCAGACACCTTCATCTATCTCACGTGAAAGTTCATCAAGTATCTGCAAGAGGTCTTTCTTCTCCTCCGCGGAAATATAGTTCTTCCGTGCCAACATCTCGACATGGACCCTGGTGCTCAGGCAGTCATACTTCGCAAGAGCACGGTCAACATCAAGACTGGAACTGAATTCCAGGACCTGATTGTCCATCTGGTCGCTTTCGAACCTTCCTCCCCACAGTTTACCCATGATAACTCCTTATTTTACGATTTATACGGCATGGCCCACAGGTCGATGAACCCTTTTGCCAGGGACTGGTCGAATATATCACCTTCACCGTAGGTGGCCAGTTCCATTTTATAACGCGAATGCGCGCTCTTTCGTCCGGCGATCGTGACACTCCCCTTATAAAGCTTCATTTTGACCTGACCCGATACGCGCTGCTGCGTGCTGTCAACGAACGCGTCCATGGCCTCCCTCAGAGGGGTGAACCATAACCCGTAATAAACCAGCTCCGAATACTTCCGGGCCATTGCACTCTTATACCTTCTCGTCTCGCGGTCCAGCACAAGCTCCTCCAGAGCGGTATGACCCGCGTAAAGTATCGTCGAAGCCGGAGCTTCATAGATCTCACGGCTTTTGATACCCACCAGACGGTCCTCGATCATATCCACACGTCCCACGCCATGTTTGCCCCCGAGACTGTTGAGCTTCTGTATAATCTCGACCGGCCCGTATTTCTTGCCGTTAACGGCAACGGGCACGCCTTTCTTGTAGGTGACGGTTACATATTCGGCCTTTCCGGGCGCGTCCTCCGGCCTGGATACGCTTATGAAAGTATCCCGGGGCGGTTCGAACCACGGATCTTCAAGTTTACCGCTTTCCACGCTGATACCCCAGAGGTTCACGTCTATACTGTAAAGCTTCTTTTTCGTCTGCTCGATGGGTATCTTGTGTTTTTTCGCGTAATCCACCTCGGACTCCCGGGTGGTAAGTTCCCATTCCCTGACCGGAGCGATCACTTTCAGTTTCGGTGACCTGAGACTGAAGGTAACTTCGAACCTGACCTGGTCATTGCCTTTGCCGGTACAGCCGTGCGCCACCGCGTTCGCCTTTTCCTTCTTAGCCACATCCAGCATCTTATCGGCTATAAGAGGCCTGGATAAAGCTGTGGCCAGATTATACTTGCCCTGGTAAAGCGCGCCGGCCTTAAGTGACTTGAAAACATAATCTGTGACGAATTCTTTTTTAAGATCGCCGACTATGCATTTTGAAGCGCCTATTTTAAGAGCTCTCTTCCTTCCTTTTTCCGCGTCAGAACCCTGCCCCACGTCACCCATGTAGCAGACGACCTCGTACCCGCGTTCCATCAGCCATTTTATTATCACCGAAGTATCCAGTCCCCCTGAATACGCAAGTACTATCTTCTTCTTAGCCATGACTACTCCTTCTTCTGGAACTTAAACCCAACCCCGGTTTCATTTACCCATAAGGCGTAAAAGGATCGCTTTCTGAACATGCATCCTGTTCTCCGCCTGGTCGTATACTATCGAGTTCTTACCGTCGATAACATCCGATATCTCCTGCCCCCTGTGTGCGGGAAGACAGTGCATAACAAAAGCGTCTTCTTTTGCAGAACGCATCAGCTGTTCATTGACCTGGAACCCCTGAAAATCCTTGAGGCGCTTCTCGGCTTCCTGCTCGCTTCCCATGCTCACCCACACATCCGTATAGACGATATCGCAGCCTTTAACAGCTTCTTTGGGATCGGAGAATGCCTGGAGTTTCGAGCCGCTCTTTTTTGCTATTTCCGAAACTTCCTCGAAATAATCCGAAGGAGGCCCGTACCCTTCAGGCGTCGCCACGTTCATGTTGAGCCCCGTTTTCGCGCTTGTCATAAGCAGTGAATTCAGCACGTTATTCCCGTCGCCGATGTACGCAAGGGTGGTCCTTTTAAGGTTCCTCTTCTTCTCCATTATGGTAAAAAGATCGCTCAAAGCCTGGCA
The nucleotide sequence above comes from Candidatus Omnitrophota bacterium. Encoded proteins:
- the argF gene encoding ornithine carbamoyltransferase: MKKDLLTVDDLSTREILDLMKVARKLKKAPLSRKNALKDKTMALLFQKPSNRTRISFEVAAVHLGGYVLYLSPREIEMGRREPVKDVGRVVSRYVDGIVARVFSHQDIVALKEYSDVPVINGLSDFAHPCQALSDLFTIMEKKRNLKRTTLAYIGDGNNVLNSLLMTSAKTGLNMNVATPEGYGPPSDYFEEVSEIAKKSGSKLQAFSDPKEAVKGCDIVYTDVWVSMGSEQEAEKRLKDFQGFQVNEQLMRSAKEDAFVMHCLPAHRGQEISDVIDGKNSIVYDQAENRMHVQKAILLRLMGK
- the lysA gene encoding diaminopimelate decarboxylase, with amino-acid sequence MHEFNYRDGVLYCEDISITDIVKDYPTPFYLYSYGTIMDHYNKIRDAFAEVDPLICFSMKSNSNLNICRALVAADAGLDIVSGGELFKALKVGCPPEKIVYASVGKTEEEIEQALKKGILFFNVESVPELIMIDTVAKRLNKKAKVALRLNPDVKPATHDYITTGTKEKKFGISFKEAEEIFDNANKYSNAQLKGVHVHIGSQITQVDPFVKALKKVLEFIDKSSVEVEYLNLGGGYGIIYGQEKATTAKEFADAIIPLVKGKPLKLILEPGRFISGNSGILVMKVLYVKTGSTGKKFAIVDAGMNDLLRPSLYEAYHEIKPLVERESEHFKYDVVGPICESGDYLALDRELPELIAGEYLAVMGAGAYGFTMASNYNSRPRPAELMVINGAVKVVRAAENYKDLIRGEKLLKELK
- the argH gene encoding argininosuccinate lyase — translated: MGKLWGGRFESDQMDNQVLEFSSSLDVDRALAKYDCLSTRVHVEMLARKNYISAEEKKDLLQILDELSREIDEGVWSCEGHEDIHSAIQDYVEKRSPEAAKKMHTGRSRNEQVVNDVRLYCKESIDSVCSFIMDLQEELVALAVRTLDVIIPGYTHLNRAQPVLFSHLMMAYVEMLQRDIERLEDAGKRCDISVMGSGALAGSALELDRKFVAEKLGFSEVSANSIDSVSDRDFIAEMICCLSFVAVHLSRMSEDLILYSTPEFGFLEMGAEYCTGSSLMPQKKNPDVLELVRGRAASVISNLNCIFVLLKGLPHSYNRDLQEDKSPLFDSVEVVSSELGIMSELVSTIQLNREAAAKALESEYIYATDLAEYLVRKGVPFSEAHQIIGGIVKHCGQKDINISDLSISELRGFSEKLEEDVYGLLNPETSVKNKKTPGSTNPEFVQKQITKWKKRLEP
- a CDS encoding argininosuccinate synthase, whose translation is MAKKKIVLAYSGGLDTSVIIKWLMERGYEVVCYMGDVGQGSDAEKGRKRALKIGASKCIVGDLKKEFVTDYVFKSLKAGALYQGKYNLATALSRPLIADKMLDVAKKEKANAVAHGCTGKGNDQVRFEVTFSLRSPKLKVIAPVREWELTTRESEVDYAKKHKIPIEQTKKKLYSIDVNLWGISVESGKLEDPWFEPPRDTFISVSRPEDAPGKAEYVTVTYKKGVPVAVNGKKYGPVEIIQKLNSLGGKHGVGRVDMIEDRLVGIKSREIYEAPASTILYAGHTALEELVLDRETRRYKSAMARKYSELVYYGLWFTPLREAMDAFVDSTQQRVSGQVKMKLYKGSVTIAGRKSAHSRYKMELATYGEGDIFDQSLAKGFIDLWAMPYKS